From a single Nematostella vectensis chromosome 3, jaNemVect1.1, whole genome shotgun sequence genomic region:
- the LOC5509013 gene encoding uncharacterized protein LOC5509013 gives MESSAVTAVTPVFENKLQKKVYQNWLKVGLALGITCKGIRPYIDREIQKYHGFLLTKLAAAPACPCHPAVRGGHVKTCLWARELASHHLRGKPTWQQSDSTKWKDPNLGPWEVAKLYMPSLGGRVAACVDAATTDPTGLLNVLYWCDFFKAQKAVVDAVRETRNVWGHAAEQELLEHEANDAISSFKNLLKDPELLLDPNAEDALKKIKDLENRDMISFDELDLKVIKDLVSSFKEDIVAKLDELSETRSEEDLQLLTKIIELNNTIEQLRSNFPATHDTQEHRIYYYPIMSAALFLVARTIALFFYSKPSKHLLIIFFLAVVLVVTLDKGDSDRGCDAIASFHGSVNPKEFDFTDYLVSKNEGFLGRRWLLEKVSNASKGKGNKGIIITGDPGSGKTSFIANVICSQFSSYSMNIRVLGYHMCISSYRSTKEPAKFVRSVAAMISSVIKEYSYITLNNIYIQQKLDTCVNDPVDCFDQVVLSPLRHILDPPSNQMFLVVDALDECILETGRKNEIVELLSKTLDQFPSWVKVLLTSQKVPSILTEFSSPHVSLVEIEQDNPNNLYDIEQYVSHKLYEQSTVWSRMVSFLTGNTDERISSLIKRSEGNFLYIKVMLEYMQTEKLQGPEQINDVPKSVHRIYMSYLKRHFTEEEFVPVRRILEVLVAAYEPLLTTDLYHVIRAKNQSSDSNYYYDILRTLDRLSMFLHFSRQRKTVQVFHSSLSVWLTSNETLGGPFYVNRSNGHQSLAEYFLSVVEKNSQRFGYRLGFYLANHIFEGGTIAKHKGRFLALPSELLNSSDSTTNMTALHFAVSTSNTGVIGLLANHFSTVDCLDRNSRTPAFIAASTGQKNILAILFQKGANLFHVTNSLSKKHQQRAKNPVKDCKRLMCGYSLLHAAAQGGHVETVKFLLNHKLSKDAESGAGNTPMQIAAQYGRVSVMEVLHKHGAPCDARPLRSAAAGGHLPAVRFLHQAGVSDECVPCKYSISPSYMKQRVGKLVDDEYLWRCETALHIASAMEQPDIVSYILRSNDTALTCYDYLGMRPLHKAVVYNSIKSLKAFLEYGVSPLSRCAPAEVLSTYPEDKYKNIADYFEPCICRYNALHLAARHGRVNMIATLLEYGAKTEVLDACGSQAVHVAACYDQVGVLSLLVAEYKVDVNSRDLIGKTPFHYAVKCKAAGALKRLFKLGANIHAEDDEGNKAHYVFEDLQDAILVDPYVENREDKIKLSSEKIDGIISKAFPKHLISFSIIKLYIKTKINMSVIHRVFEVTEVEENFYFSQGRSMSCLLLGTNKPMETSPLVLFSTTAMFIFHVDSHISALIRRRLLNVPGLVPLGRRAPSTALNLMGIQLNCTFLVSAVRSNYVYVVEVLLSAGMDVNCHEDKTGDTPLLTYLRTGGRNMAKVLTKYNMEIDIKCGEYFVDSVLHLSLYHKLHYLHYLGLALPDDTLILLNNILFDYLLFDFREYNNGVKNATILNGIGPVLKAINAHPDGDQVINKCFDIEGFSPFQRAVQGANLLAVTQLVNAHNADLWSCTEDGKSPLLLSVWYAIKYRPYLNLHEPSLITNLEIKLASHTAKFLLTKMIKTKPVPIGCNRRSKDLTIYHVAASRCMSDFVNFLLTLSKFTKYLRDIDQDCVTQHGITPFYLASLYAGDVGNVQEQLCYVTMRNILAYGGKHDVYPSYTTEFFLLFNAIFNTFPDEKLQIPVKLKHLRQLRSSFESTECLMLQCLDLKTLQRNLPTFITQDALAFFNGLKRLDLFLKDKAEDIDFIHKLNVLESVGHCVKRKPPAPESTKPENPKPEDIKCKRMVQIPDMCAPESQIVFQHLALESDEYFQTFFEKYTSFMRTLRKEVQFVEDKEELIKLNSTIFCLWRSKMLAFVKLRFMLSNLDFWQKQIKKNLVFPSFSTNTRYRLKRILIDVTDDELIDIVTILIKGEASRMFNYLRALQLPKAPLYKETLKPKK, from the exons ATGGAATCAAGTGCTGTTACAGCGGTAACCCCagtatttgaaaataaactgCAGAAGAAAGTATACCAGAACTGGCTCAAGGTCGGCCTTGCTCTGGGTATTACATGCAAAGGAATCCGTCCTTACATCGACAGAGAGATACAGAAATACCACGGCTTTTTGTTGACCAAGCTTGCTGCCGCTCCTGCCTGCCCTTGCCACCCTGCTGTTCGCGGCGGTCACGTGAAAACTTGCCTGTGGGCTCGTGAGCTTGCCAGTCACCATCTTAGAGGCAAGCCAACATGGCAACAGAGTGACTCCACTAAATGGAAGGACCCAAACCTTGGGCCATGGGAAGTAGCCAAGCTGTATATGCCATCACTGGGTGGGCGTGTCGCTGCGTGTGTCGATGCAGCAACTACAGACCCAACAGGACTGTTAAACGTCCTCTACTGGTGCGACTTCTTTAAGGCCCAGAAAGCTGTCGTTGATGCAGTTCGGGAAACTCGAAATGTTTGGGGACATGCTGCAGAACAGGAATTACTGGAGCATGAAGCGAATGATGCCATCAGCTCCTTTAAAAATTTGCTAAAAGACCCTGAACTTTTGCTTGATCCCAATGCCGAGGATGCTCTGAAGAAAATTAAAGATCTGGAAAATCGTGATATGATAAGCTTCGATGAGCTTGATTTAAAAGTGATTAAGGATCTGGTCAGCTCATTTAAGGAGGATATTGTAGCGAAGCTGGATGAATTGAGTGAGACTCGCTCTGAAGAAGATTTACAACTTCTAACTAAAATCATTGAGTTGAATAACACTATTGAACAGTTGAGGAGTAACTTTCCAGCCACACACGATACCCAAGAACACCGTATTTACTATTACCCTATCATGTCTGCGGCGCTCTTTTTGGTTGCTCGTACTATAGCATTATTCTTCTATAGCAAACCTTCCAAGCATCTACTCATCATCTTTTTCCTGGCCGTTGTTTTAGTTGTTACATTGGATAAGGGCGATTCAGACAGAG GATGCGATGCAATAGCCTCATTTCACGGCAGTGTAAATCCGAAGGAGTTTGACTTTACTGATTACCTTGTCTCAAAGAATGAAGGTTTCCTTGGTCGTCGGTGGCTTCTGGAGAAAGTGTCCAATGCTTCCAAAGGAAAAGGCAACAAAGGTATCATCATCACTGGAGATCCTGGGTCAGGAAAAACTTCGTTTATTGCAAATGTTATTTGTTCTCAATTCTCGAGCTATTCGATGAATATCAGAGTCCTCGGTTACCATATGTGCATCAGCTCGTACCGCAGTACAAAGGAGCCAGCTAAATTTGTACGCAGCGTAGCGGCAATGATCAGTTCTGTAATAAAGGAATACTCATATATTACtttaaataatatttacaTACAACAGAAGCTAGATACTTGCGTTAACGACCCTGTGGATTGCTTCGACCAAGTTGTACTTTCTCCACTACGCCACATTTTAGATCCTCCGTCTAATCAAATGTTTCTCGTGGTTGATGCCCTAGACGAATGTATACTCGAAACaggaagaaaaaatgaaattgttgAACTTCTGAGTAAAACGCTTGACCAATTTCCTTCTTGGGTTAAAGTTCTTTTGACATCTCAAAAAGTTCCAAGTATTTTGACTGAGTTTTCTTCTCCGCACGTGTCTCTTGTTGAGATCGAGCAAGATAACCCAAACAACTTGTATGACATCGAACAGTATGTGTCGCATAAGCTATACGAACAGTCCACAGTATGGTCTCGCATGGTGTCGTTTTTAACTGGCAATACTGACGAGAGAATCTCCTCTTTGATAAAGAGGAGCGAAGGAAACTTCCTATACATAAAAGTAATGTTGGAGTACATGCAAACCGAGAAGCTGCAAGGACCCGAACAGATCAATGATGTACCAAAGTCCGTTCATAGAATCTATATGAGCTATCTTAAACGCCACTTCACCGAAGAAGAGTTTGTTCCTGTGCGTAGAATACTTGAAGTCCTTGTGGCAGCATACGAACCTCTCCTAACTACAGATCTATACCATGTTATTCGCGCAAAAAATCAAAGTTCTGATTCTAACTATTACTATGATATTCTAAGGACTTTGGATAGGTTGTCaatgtttttacatttttcacGACAACGTAAAACAGTGCAAGTCTTTCACAGTTCTCTGTCAGTTTGGCTTACAAGCAACGAAACCTTGGGTGGACCTTTCTATGTGAACAGAAGTAATGGTCACCAGTCTCTTGCAGAATACTTCTTGAGCGTAGTCGAGAAAAATAGTCAACGATTTGGATACCGCCTGGGTTTTTATCTCGCAAATCATATATTTGAGGGCGGAACTATTGCTAAACATAAAGGGCGTTTCTTAGCGTTACCATCAGAGCTTCTAAACAGTTCAGATTCTACAACCAACATGACTGCATTGCACTTCGCTGTGAGCACATCAAACACGGGTGTTATAGGACTTCTTGCAAATCATTTCTCAACTGTAGATTGTCTGGATCGTAATAGTCGAACCCCAGCATTTATAGCAGCTTCCACTGGCCAGAAGAATATTCTCGCGATACTCTTTCAAAAAGGTGCTAACTTGTTTCACGTGACAAACTCACTAAGCAAAAAGCACCAACAACGGGCTAAAAATCCTGTCAAAGACTGCAAAAGGTTGATGTGCGGATACTCGTTGCTGCACGCTGCAGCCCAAGGTGGCCATGTAGAAACTGTCAAGTTCCTGTTGAATCACAAATTGAGTAAGGATGCTGAGTCCGGAGCCGGTAATACACCTATGCAGATAGCTGCTCAATACGGCCGCGTGTCTGTCATGGAGGTACTGCACAAACACGGTGCACCATGCGACGCCCGACCCCTTCGTAGCGCTGCCGCAGGAGGCCATCTACCTGCGGTCCGGTTCCTTCACCAGGCTGGTGTTTCGGATGAGTGCGTCCCGTGCAAATATTCCATTTCTCCAAGCTACATGAAGCAGAGAGTTGGAAAACTTGTCGATGATGAGTATCTCTGGAGATGTGAGACGGCACTGCATATTGCGTCTGCAATGGAACAACCAGATATTGTTAGTTATATCTTGCGCAGTAATGATACCGCCCTTACATGCTACGACTACCTAGGAATGCGTCCACTTCATAAAGCAGTTGTTTATAACAGCATTAAGTCACTTAAAGCCTTCTTAGAATATGGTGTGTCCCCGTTATCAAGGTGTGCTCCGGCCGAGGTGTTATCTACTTACCCAGAagataaatacaaaaacattgcCGATTATTTTGAACCATGCATTTGTAGATACAACGCGCTTCACCTCGCGGCTCGACACGGCCGAGTTAATATGATTGCGACACTTTTGGAATATGGAGCTAAAACAGAAGTATTAGATGCTTGCGGATCACAAGCTGTGCATGTTGCAGCCTGTTACGATCAGGTCGGTGTCCTGTCCTTATTGGTGGCTGAATATAAAGTTGATGTAAACAGCAGAGACCTGATTGGAAAGACTCCATTCCACTACGCCGTGAAGTGCAAAGCAGCAGGAGCCTTAAAGAGACTGTTCAAACTAGGTGCAAATATACATGCAGAGGATGATGAGGGGAACAAAGCTCATTATGTGTTTGAGGATTTACAGGACGCAATCTTAGTAGACCCTTATGTGGAAAATAGGGAAGATAAAATCAAACTTTCAAGTGAGAAGATTGATGGCATCATTAGCAAGGCATTTCCAAAGCATTTGATTTCCTTCTCTATTATCAAGCTGTACATCAAAACAAAGATTAACATGTCAGTGATTCATCGTGTTTTCGAAGTGACTGAGGTGGAGGAGAATTTCTATTTCTCACAAGGAAGATCGATGTCCTGTCTGTTGCTAGGAACGAACAAGCCCATGGAGACATCGCCGCTTGTTCTTTTTTCCACTACAGCTATGTTTATATTTCATGTTGACAGCCACATATCCGCCCTAATAAGACGTCGCCTGCTAAACGTACCAGGTCTTGTGCCTTTGGGACGGCGAGCCCCTTCCACGGCTTTGAATTTGATGGGTATACAACTTAACTGCACTTTCCTCGTCTCTGCAGTTAGGAGTAACTACGTATATGTCGTTGAGGTACTCTTGAGTGCCGGTATGGACGTGAACTGTCACGAGGATAAGACAGGAGACACCCCACTGCTCACCTACCTACGCACTGGCGGGCGCAACATGGCCAAGGTGTTGACGAAATATAATATGGAGATTGACATCAAGTGTGGGGAGTACTTCGTTGATTCTGTTCTTCATTTGTCTCTTTACCATAAGCTTCATTACTTGCACTATTTAGGCCTGGCTTTACCTGATGATACGCTTATATTGCTTAATAACATAttgtttgattatttactTTTCGACTTCAGAGAATACAACAATGGCGTTAAAAATGCTACGATCTTGAATGGGATTGGGCCTGTACTTAAAGCTATCAATGCACACCCTGACGGAGATCAGGTGATTAACAAATGTTTTGACATTGAAGGTTTTTCGCCATTCCAGAGAGCAGTGCAGGGCGCAAATCTTTTAGCCGTGACCCAATTGGTAAACGCCCATAATGCAGACCTATGGTCTTGCACAGAAGATGGAAAAAGTCCTTTGCTTCTTTCCGTGTGGTATGCTATCAAGTACCGTCCCTACCTGAACTTGCATGAACCAAGTCTCATAACAAATTTGGAAATCAAGCTTGCGTCTCACACAGCCAAATTTCTCTTaacaaaaatgattaaaaCAAAGCCAGTGCCGATTGGCTGCAACCGGAGGTCAAAAGATCTAACTATTTACCATGTTGCTGCATCTCGTTGTATGTCTGATTTTGTAAATTTTTTGTTGACCTTAAGTAAATTTACAAAGTATTTGAGAGATATCGACCAAGACTGTGTAACACAACATGGGATCACACCATTTTACCTCGCTTCTCTGTATGCAGGAGATGTAGGGAACGTTCAAGAACAATTGTGTTACGTCACCATGAGAAATATTCTCGCTTATGGAGGAAAACATGATGTTTACCCTAGCTATACAACTGagttctttttattattcaacGCAATTTTCAATACATTCCCAGACGAAAAGCTGCAAATTCCAGTAAAATTGAAGCACTTGCGTCAACTTCGATCATCTTTTGAATCAACAGAATGCTTGATGCTGCAGTGTCTCGACCTGAAAACTCTGCAAAGGAATTTACCAACCTTCATTACTCAGGACGCCTTGGCCTTTTTTAATGGCTTAAAAAGACTAGACTTATTCCTTAAAGATAAGGCTGAGGATATCGACTTCATTCATAAGCTTAATGTGCTAGAGTCAGTAGGTCATTGCGTGAAACGAAAACCGCCAGCACCTGAAAGCACAAAACCTGAAAACCCAAAACCTGAAGACATAAAATGCAAAAGAATGGTTCAAATTCCTGATATGTGTGCACCAGAATCACAAATCGTATTCCAGCATCTTGCTTTGGAAAGTGACGAAtattttcagacatttttTGAGAAATACACATCTTTTATGAGGACATTGAGGAAAGAAGTGCAGTTTGTTGAAGATAAAGAAGAATTGATAAAATTAAATAGCACAATATTCTGTTTGTGGCGAAGCAAAATGTTAGCATTTGTCAAACTAAGATTTATGCTGTCGAATTTAGACTTCTGGCAAAAGCAGATAAAAAAGAACTTAGTTTTTCCAAGTTTCTCAACGAATACGCGATATCGTTTAAAAAGGATTCTTATAGATGTGACTGATGATGAGCTGATCGACATCGTAACCATTTTAATCAAAGGAGAGGCCTCAAGAATGTTCAACTATCTCAGAGCACTACAGTTACCTAAAGCACCACTTTATAAAGAAACGTTGAAACCGAAAAAATAG
- the LOC116616063 gene encoding uncharacterized protein LOC116616063 encodes MKNLLLKTVIRLIFAKFATGFQCHDTTNSGIYVCDVGSRGACVTVELAATNISSGAQRTVTQRLCIADHSCNVTRICDGISFSMQQWNISRCHAKCCNTSLCNAPQPTSTVSSTTTEVEQRSQPEVAGTHVVTAPRPLCYKCPPGTSAETCTQLPSTVQCESSESVCFSVIGKDRIGEIGYRGCTDTEHCDASKLCNQASRDLFLKTGEGLQDCNGYCCTGEMCNRFNPTRPYNREQETGSTERDIKVVRRETPASSNPPINCYRCVPDNLGSLCKREARASRCPLDRSRTGYDGCFSMTGVITNSSTGMVKDEGIWKDCSVVSADCNENGTRCDRLTSVLKDRGLTLKNCYVNCCQGDLCNNFVPSPTPEVMMARSGTRQCTVGCTRVLLPVLLVVMVTSGYK; translated from the exons ATGAAAAATCTCCTTCTCAAGACGGTTATCAGACTGATATTCGCCAAATTTG CTACCGGCTTTCAGTGTCACGACACAACAAACAGTGGCATATACGTGTGTGATGTTGGGTCACGCGGTGCTTGTGTGACGGTTGAGCTCGCCGCCACCAATATATCTAGTGGTGCGCAAAGGACTGTCACACAACGTCTTTGTATAGCGGACCATTCATGCAACGTCACGCGAATTTGTGACGGCATCTCCTTTTCGATGCAACAGTGGAACATATCACGGTGTCACGCAAAATGCTGCAACACAAGCCTATGTAACGCACCGCAACCCACCAGTACGGTCAGTAGTACCACAACTGAAGTTGAGCAAAGAAGTCAACCGGAGGTTGCTGGGACCCATGTGGTAACGGCTCCACGCCCCCTCTGTTACAAGTGCCCGCCTGGGACTAGCGCCGAAACATGCACACAGCTGCCTAGCACTGTGCAATGCGAATCTAGTGAAAGCGTTTGTTTTAGTGTGATCGGTAAAGATAGAATCGGGGAGATCGGCTACCGAGGGTGCACAGACACGGAACATTGCGACGCCTCAAAACTTTGCAACCAGGCCAGCAGGGATTTGTTCTTGAAGACTGGGGAGGGGCTACAAGACTGCAACGGCTACTGCTGCACGGGAGAGATGTGTAATCGTTTTAATCCGACGCGGCCCTACAATCGCGAGCAGGAGACTGGGTCAACAGAGAGGGATATCAAGGTGGTGCGCCGTGAGACGCCAGCGAGTAGCAACCCACCAATCAACTGCTACCGGTGCGTGCCTGATAACCTGGGAAGCCTGTGCAAGAGGGAGGCTAGGGCGAGCAGGTGTCCGCTCGACAGAAGTAGGACGGGGTATGACGGGTGCTTCAGTATGACAGGGGTCATAACTAATTCGTCGACAGGCATG GTTAAAGATGAAGGAATCTGGAAGGACTGCTCCGTCGTGTCAGCAGACTGCAACGAAAACGGAACTAGATGTGACAGGCTGACCAGCGTTCTCAAGGACAGAGGACTCACTCTTAAGAACTGCTACGTGAACTGTTGCCAAGGTGACCTCTGCAATAATTTCGTACCCTCCCCGACACCGGAAGTCATGATGGCCCGTTCAGGGACCCGCCAATGCACTGTGGGATGCACCAGAGTGCTGCTTCCGGTTTTGTTAGTTGTCATGGTAACGAGCGGGTACAAGTAA
- the LOC5509011 gene encoding uncharacterized protein LOC5509011 encodes MDLMGLLATLACILVTFHQAQSLRCLKCFSYKSMEDCGRLQTSEECGPGYDRCQNTTVEVYVEMMKERITGYSLGCARSMDCHENRCANHFGIQMGQSKYIRCDIRCCGSDHCPEGKNATYLTPPPTVVGGQPNKGARSGADSAHASTIGLSAVVVMTTSLFNLLLRF; translated from the exons ATGGATCTCATGGGGTTACTTGCAACATTAGCTTGCATTCTGGTGACTTTCCACCAAG CACAATCCTTAAGGTGTCTAAAATGCTTCTCGTACAAATCTATGGAGGATTGCGGCCGTCTGCAAACCTCAGAAGAGTGTGGCCCGGGCTACGACCGCTGTCAGAACACCACTGTTGAAGTCTACGTGGAGATGATGAAGGAGAGGATCACGGGATATTCCTTAGGATGCGCACGGAGCATGGACTGCCACGAAAACCGCTGTGCAAATCACTTTGGGATTCAGATGGGTCAGTCTAAGTACATCAGGTGCGACATCAGGTGCTGTGGCTCGGATCACTGCCCTGAAGGGAAAAACGCCACCTACCTTACCCCACCCCCGACGGTAGTGGGAGGACAACCGAATAAAGGGGCACGCTCTGGAGCTGACAGTGCGCATGCGTCGACTATAGGACTTAGTGCGGTGGTCGTTATGACAACATCGCTGTTTAATTTGTTGCTTCGCTTTTAA
- the LOC5509037 gene encoding type-1 angiotensin II receptor A, with protein MSNRSTNSSELDFKPYSVGIVDVAFAVPFAVNMIFGVTGNVLVVLVVRRNRAMHTVTNFLLVNLALGDMLVLICNPRWHSFVVTPVHPHGALGNALCVFYTGNAIVTIPCAATIFTLVVLAVERYNALVNALRRWRLTPETCPYVLIAIWVLALAISIPDFLYNYFSEKYNKCLYLLSLELATELSFEIIATVTTVGFLPLTIISFCYFHILKGVYVTNTIFSEQSAIDDNLAKKKLAKMCLSVTAVFFLCYISYGIYFVFIAASSREVLIANQYKFEVIKRALEFCFTLSSSLNPMIYAFQSSSYREGFRKVVKWKREIAPLNVISRFRS; from the coding sequence ATGTCTAATCGTAGCACTAACTCGTCAGAGCTTGATTTTAAGCCTTACTCTGTCGGCATAGTCGACGTTGCGTTCGCAGTTCCGTTTGCCGTGAACATGATATTCGGGGTAACTGGCAACGTACTAGTGGTTCTTGTGGTTCGCCGGAATCGCGCCATGCACACCGTAACGAACTTTCTCCTGGTTAACCTCGCGCTCGGAGATATGCTTGTTCTCATTTGTAATCCTCGATGGCACAGTTTCGTTGTTACCCCGGTTCATCCTCACGGGGCATTGGGAAATGCTCTTTGTGTGTTTTACACAGGGAACGCCATTGTTACTATTCCATGCGCGGCGACCATTTTCACTCTGGTAGTTTTAGCGGTTGAGAGATACAACGCGCTTGTGAATGCTTTGCGCCGTTGGAGGCTAACTCCCGAGACTTGCCCGTACGTATTGATAGCCATTTGGGTCCTCGCCCTCGCCATCAGTATCCCAGACTTTTTGTACAACTACTTCAGCGAGAAGTACAACAAGTGCCTGTACCTACTGAGTCTAGAGCTTGCTACTGAACTGTCGTTTGAGATTATCGCAACCGTGACGACTGTAGGCTTTCTTCCTCTTACTATTATTTCATTCTGCTATTTTCACATCCTCAAAGGCGTGTACGTAACGAATACGATTTTCTCTGAGCAAAGTGCTATTGATGATAATCTGGCAAAGAAAAAGCTCGCGAAGATGTGTCTTTCTGTTACCGCAGTGTTTTTCCTTTGCTACATCTCGTACGGGATatactttgtttttattgctgCGTCAAGTCGAGAGGTGCTGATAGCGAATCAATACAAGTTTGAAGTTATTAAAAGGGCCCTTGAGTTTTGTTTTACGTTGTCCTCCAGTCTAAACCCGATGATCTACGCCTTTCAGAGCTCAAGCTATCGTGAAGGGTTTCGGAAAGTCGTGAAGTGGAAAAGGGAAATTGCCCCATTAAACGTTATAAGCCGCTTTCGATCCTAA